In Bombus affinis isolate iyBomAffi1 chromosome 8, iyBomAffi1.2, whole genome shotgun sequence, the following proteins share a genomic window:
- the LOC126919336 gene encoding lipase member H-like — protein sequence MEHLTTWKMFYVCVLAISLMVRPSTGAQMQPLVVSNSLDEGVAKDYFIGPCLVNTNQTCPDKEVTFFLYTQRNPDVGQQIMVDEKRSNLKRIHFEPSNPTKILIHGYDSDMALSYLVDVRNEYLKTYDYNVIAMDWHRLATAPCYPIVVQNVPHVGDCLAQLVQRLRDVGADDIHVIGFSLGAHVPAFAARALRPYKISRITGLDPAMPLFVTVENDYKLDPSDAVFVDVFHTNAFIQGKVEMSGHVDFYMNGGINQPGCWDNWKPFECDHHRSVMYFAESINSDVGFWGWKCGGFSFYLLGLCPPRYPAVLAGDKVDKKSRGFHLVRTNGHKPYAMGNFSVNRLDMYT from the coding sequence ATGGAACACTTAACAACGTGGAAAATGTTTTACGTTTGTGTATTGGCCATCTCTCTGATGGTTCGTCCGTCCACTGGCGCGCAAATGCAGCCGCTCGTCGTCAGCAACTCGTTGGACGAAGGTGTCGCCAAGGACTACTTTATAGGACCGTGTCTGGTGAACACGAATCAAACTTGCCCTGATAAAGAGGTGACGTTCTTCTTATACACGCAAAGAAATCCCGATGTGGGTCAGCAGATCATGGTCGACGAGAAGCGCTCGAATTTGAAACGAATCCATTTCGAACCTTCGAACCCTACCAAGATCCTGATACACGGTTATGATTCTGACATGGCACTGTCTTACCTAGTGGACGTGCGAAACGAATATCTGAAAACCTATGATTACAATGTGATAGCCATGGATTGGCATCGCCTAGCTACGGCACCGTGCTATCCCATCGTTGTGCAAAACGTGCCACACGTGGGCGACTGTTTGGCCCAGCTGGTGCAGAGACTGAGGGACGTGGGTGCGGACGATATCCACGTGATCGGCTTCAGCTTGGGTGCACACGTGCCCGCGTTCGCGGCTAGAGCTCTCAGACCGTACAAGATATCAAGAATAACGGGTTTAGATCCTGCCATGCCGTTGTTTGTCACCGTGGAGAATGACTACAAATTAGACCCGTCGGACGCGGTCTTCGTCGATGTCTTTCATACGAACGCGTTCATTCAGGGCAAGGTGGAGATGAGCGGCCACGTAGATTTCTATATGAACGGTGGGATCAACCAGCCGGGTTGTTGGGACAATTGGAAGCCTTTCGAGTGTGATCATCACAGATCCGTGATGTATTTCGCCGAGTCCATCAATTCGGATGTGGGTTTCTGGGGCTGGAAATGCGGaggtttttctttttatctgcTTGGCCTGTGTCCTCCCAGGTACCCGGCCGTTTTGGCTGGCGACAAGGTGGATAAGAAGAGCAGAGGCTTTCATCTGGTGAGAACAAACGGGCACAAACCGTACGCCATGGGAAATTTCAGCGTGAACCGGTTAGATATGTACACGTAA